The Vanessa atalanta chromosome 24, ilVanAtal1.2, whole genome shotgun sequence genome has a segment encoding these proteins:
- the LOC125073365 gene encoding SOSS complex subunit B homolog, giving the protein MSSTEYVQIKDLKPGMKNINAIFIVLEVGPPTLTKEAREVRTLRVADASASVNLSVWDEPGALLQPGDIVRLTRGYASLWRSALTLYSGKSGDIQKVGEFCMLFNEQVNMSEPQPAPPPVVAAPPPDRTNGAHVPARNLVQTSQPAAPGTQQLPPKNERFSQNNQEHNNKHNNQHKTYVRGRGHQRGNNRR; this is encoded by the coding sequence ATGAGTAGCACAGAATATGTtcaaattaaagatttaaaacccGGTATGAAGAACATCAATGCTATCTTCATAGTATTAGAGGTGGGACCGCCGACGCTGACGAAGGAGGCACGCGAGGTGCGCACGTTGCGCGTTGCTGACGCTTCAGCGTCTGTCAATCTCTCGGTATGGGACGAGCCCGGAGCGCTGCTGCAGCCGGGTGACATCGTACGCCTCACGCGTGGCTATGCTTCGCTCTGGCGATCTGCGCTCACCCTATACTCTGGTAAATCCGGGGATATCCAGAAGGTGGGAGAGTTTTGCATGCTGTTTAATGAGCAAGTTAACATGAGCGAGCCGCAGCCTGCTCCCCCGCCAGTCGTCGCCGCACCGCCTCCTGATCGAACCAATGGTGCACACGTTCCAGCTCGCAACTTAGTTCAAACCTCACAGCCTGCGGCACCTGGCACACAGCAGTTGCCACCAAAAAATGAACGCTTCTCTCAAAACAACcaagaacataataataaacataataaccaACATAAAACATACGTCCGAGGGAGAGGCCATCAGCGCGGTAACAATAGAAGATAA
- the LOC125073349 gene encoding protein Rae1 codes for MFNQLGGGSSNPNKDVEVASPPEDTVSAMEFSPPSVPQTFLVAGSWDCRVRCWEVEASGKTVPKAAQGMDGPILDVAWHDDGSKVFMASTDKSVKCWDLAANQTIQVAAHDAPINTCHWIKAPNYTCLMTASWDKTLKFWDTRSSVPIMTMNLNERCYCADVDYPMAVVGTADRGICLYTLEGKPAEFKRVESPLKYQHRCIAIFRDKKTKQPTGFALGSVEGRVAIQYVNPTNPKDNFTFKCHRSAGTTGGYQDIYAVNDIAFHPTHGTLATVGSDGSFSFWDKDARTKLKSSELLDQPLTKCAFNHNGQIFAYAVGYDWSKGHEHYNPNKKNFIFLRPCYDDLKPRST; via the exons atgttCAATCAACTCGGAGGCGGTAGCAGCAATCCCAATAAGGATGTAGAAGTAGCGTCACCACCTGAAGATACCGTCTCAGCGATGGAATTTTCACCACCCTCGGTACCGCAGACATTCCTCGTAGCTGGTAGCTGGGACTGCAGA GTAAGATGCTGGGAGGTCGAAGCTTCCGGGAAAACAGTACCCAAAGCAGCTCAGGGCATGGACGGGCCCATACTGGATGTAGCTTGGCATGAT GATGGTTCCAAAGTATTCATGGCCTCTACAGATAAGAGCGTTAAATGTTGGGACCTTGCAGCTAATCAAACTATACAG GTGGCAGCTCATGATGCCCCCATCAATACCTGCCACTGGATCAAAGCCCCAAACTACACTTGCCTCATGACCGCCTCCTGGGACAAAACTCTTAAG TTCTGGGACACACGGAGCTCGGTGCCGATAATGACAATGAACTTGAATGAAAGGTGCTACTGCGCCGATGTC GACTACCCGATGGCGGTGGTGGGCACGGCGGACCGCGGCATCTGCCTGTACACGCTCGAGGGCAAACCCGCCGAGTTCAAGCGAGTGGAGTCTCCGCTAAAGTACCAGCACCGCTGCATCGCAATCTTCCGCGACAAAAAGACCAAACAGCCCACCGGCTTCGCGCTCGGCAGCGTCGAGGGCCGAGTGGCTATCCAGTACGTCAACCCTACTAACCCAAAGGACAACTTCACCTTCAAGTGCCACCGCTCCGCCGGAACCACCGGGGGCTACCAG GACATCTACGCCGTGAACGACATCGCCTTCCACCCGACGCACGGCACGCTGGCCACGGTGGGCTCGGACGGCTCGTTCTCGTTCTGGGACAAGGACGCGCGCACCAAGCTCAAGTCCTCCGAGCTGCTCGACCAGCCGCTCACCAAGTGCGCCTTCAACCACAACGGGCAGATCTTCGCCTACGCCGTGGGCTACGACTGGTCTAAG GGTCACGAGCATTACAATCCAAACAAGAAGAACTTCATTTTCTTACGGCCTTGTTACGATGATTTGAAGCCGAGATCCACTTAA
- the LOC125073310 gene encoding NADH dehydrogenase [ubiquinone] 1 beta subcomplex subunit 3 — protein sequence MGGHGHEPPYTIPKHTEFQIKGIPQLEELEEALARKGLKDPWIRNEAWRYHPGFGTRWQRARKLFFRGLPLGIALTAATVAFDKFTAKDGHGHGGHH from the exons ATGGGAGGTCACGGACACGAACCACCATATACCATACCCAAACATACGGAGTTCCAAATTAAAGGTATCCCTCAGCTCGAGGAATTAGAAGAGGCTCTCGCTCGAAAAGGATTAAAAGACCCATGGATCAG aaatgAGGCCTGGAGATATCATCCGGGATTTGGTACTCGCTGGCAACGTGCAAGGAAATTGTTCTTCAGAGGCTTGCCCCTTGGAATTGCACTCACCGCAGCAACAGTTGCCTTCGACAAGTTTACTGCAAAGGATGGCCACGGCCATGGTGGCCACCACTAA